The following proteins come from a genomic window of Natrinema saccharevitans:
- a CDS encoding proteasome assembly chaperone family protein has protein sequence MTGIRVQGESVTLENPTLVEGFPGVGLVGKIATDHLIEQLEMEYYASVNCEGLPRIGVYREGDRTVRPPVRLYVDEDRDLLALRSDAPISAKAVESVAECLTGWIVEQGATPLYLSGLPAERENGERPDLYGIATGDAGERLEDTDMATPPEDGVITGPTGALLNRAAHENDDSLGFVVECDHQFPDPEAASVLLEDAIAPIADIEIDVSELVDRAEEIRAKREQLAQQMQAIAREESSQAQPLRMYQ, from the coding sequence ATGACGGGAATCCGCGTTCAGGGCGAATCGGTGACTCTCGAGAACCCCACGCTCGTCGAAGGGTTTCCGGGCGTCGGCCTCGTGGGCAAGATCGCGACCGACCACCTCATCGAGCAACTCGAGATGGAATACTACGCGAGCGTCAACTGCGAGGGACTGCCGCGGATCGGCGTCTACCGCGAGGGCGACCGGACGGTCCGACCGCCGGTCCGACTCTACGTCGACGAGGACCGCGATCTGCTCGCGCTCCGAAGCGACGCGCCGATCAGCGCCAAGGCCGTCGAGAGCGTCGCGGAGTGTCTGACCGGCTGGATCGTCGAGCAGGGGGCGACCCCGCTGTATCTCAGCGGCCTCCCGGCGGAGCGCGAGAACGGCGAGCGGCCGGATCTCTACGGGATCGCGACCGGGGACGCCGGGGAGCGACTCGAGGACACCGACATGGCGACCCCGCCGGAGGACGGCGTCATCACCGGGCCGACGGGCGCGCTGCTCAACCGCGCCGCCCACGAGAACGACGACAGCCTCGGCTTCGTCGTCGAGTGCGACCACCAGTTTCCCGATCCGGAGGCCGCGAGCGTCCTGCTCGAGGACGCTATCGCTCCGATTGCCGACATCGAAATCGACGTGAGCGAACTGGTCGATCGCGCCGAGGAGATCCGGGCGAAACGGGAACAGTTGGCCCAACAGATGCAGGCGATCGCACGGGAGGAGAGTTCGCAGGCCCAGCCGTTGCGAATGTACCAGTAG
- a CDS encoding SDR family oxidoreductase, protein MTTLNDETIIVTGASKGLGRSMALALSDRGANVVLTARSEADLEAVADEAADETLVAPADVREADDVDRVVDATLERFGRVDTLINNAGVSGLSFGEERRSLVETDEEEWDTIMDVNVKGVSLFTKRVLEAMLGANQDSGNVVNVSSGLGRYAIPDAAAYITSKWGLEGFTQAVALEVEDEGINVNAIDPGGRVNTRIWEHLPDDEREEILQPDVMDDAAALLAAQGSDGVTGESMTAEEWEDRLA, encoded by the coding sequence ATGACGACGCTCAACGACGAGACGATCATCGTCACCGGTGCGAGCAAGGGACTCGGACGCTCCATGGCGCTTGCCCTCTCCGACCGCGGCGCGAACGTCGTCCTCACGGCCCGCAGCGAGGCCGACCTCGAGGCCGTCGCCGACGAGGCGGCCGACGAGACGCTGGTCGCGCCGGCGGACGTCCGCGAGGCCGACGACGTCGACCGCGTCGTCGACGCCACCCTCGAGCGGTTCGGGCGCGTCGATACGCTGATCAACAACGCCGGCGTCTCCGGGCTCAGCTTCGGCGAGGAGCGCCGCTCGCTCGTGGAGACCGACGAGGAGGAGTGGGACACGATCATGGACGTCAACGTCAAAGGCGTCTCCCTGTTCACGAAGCGGGTCCTCGAGGCGATGCTCGGGGCCAACCAGGACTCGGGCAACGTCGTCAACGTCTCTTCGGGACTGGGCCGGTACGCCATCCCCGACGCCGCGGCCTACATCACCTCGAAGTGGGGGCTCGAGGGCTTTACTCAGGCCGTCGCGCTCGAGGTCGAAGACGAGGGAATCAACGTCAACGCGATCGACCCCGGCGGCCGGGTCAACACGCGCATCTGGGAACACCTGCCCGACGACGAGCGCGAGGAGATCCTTCAGCCCGACGTGATGGACGACGCGGCCGCGCTGCTGGCGGCGCAGGGATCCGACGGCGTCACCGGCGAGTCGATGACCGCCGAGGAGTGGGAGGACAGGCTCGCCTAA
- a CDS encoding glutamate-cysteine ligase family protein, with protein sequence MSAHELPPIRRSIEVEYWVVDDRGRLVEPGDLVEASPGAEREFVEPLLEIKTTPCESTAELRAELYERLGAVLQRADERGLGLVPLATPIDHGEIADRPSDRTRVQAQVIGSDFEYVRHCAGTHVHVEQQPGRAVDQLNTFIALDPALALVNSAPYFRGRYLATGARSKLYRWMAYDDVPHQGRLWPYVDDTEEWTRRLERRYEDFVTAAVDAGIDRATIRAQFDPESAVWTPVQLRESFETVEWRSPDTALPSQVVRLADRLADTVARLREREVRIEGEAGRVTDDEIVIPTFDAVIEYVNAAIRDGLAADAVRSYLERMGFDVATYEPIAHDIGGRGPVDRKAARRLRLEYAERLETDVRRAGRIPGD encoded by the coding sequence GTGTCAGCACACGAATTACCGCCGATACGACGGAGCATCGAGGTCGAGTACTGGGTCGTCGACGACCGGGGCCGACTCGTCGAACCGGGCGATCTCGTCGAGGCGTCGCCGGGTGCCGAACGGGAGTTCGTCGAACCGTTACTCGAGATCAAGACGACTCCCTGCGAGTCGACCGCCGAGTTGCGCGCGGAACTGTACGAGCGACTCGGGGCCGTCCTCCAGCGGGCGGACGAACGCGGGCTGGGGCTGGTCCCGCTCGCGACGCCGATCGATCACGGCGAGATTGCGGATCGGCCGAGCGACAGGACCCGCGTCCAGGCACAGGTCATCGGATCGGACTTCGAGTACGTCCGCCACTGCGCGGGGACGCACGTTCACGTCGAGCAACAGCCGGGACGGGCGGTCGATCAGTTGAATACGTTCATCGCGCTCGATCCGGCGCTGGCGCTGGTCAACTCCGCGCCGTACTTCCGCGGCCGGTATCTGGCGACGGGCGCGCGTTCGAAGCTCTACCGCTGGATGGCCTACGACGATGTCCCCCATCAGGGACGGCTCTGGCCCTACGTCGACGATACCGAAGAGTGGACGCGCCGCCTCGAGCGCCGATACGAGGACTTCGTGACGGCCGCCGTCGACGCGGGGATCGATCGGGCCACGATCCGGGCGCAGTTCGATCCCGAAAGCGCCGTCTGGACGCCGGTCCAGCTCCGGGAGTCGTTCGAAACCGTGGAGTGGCGCTCGCCCGACACCGCCCTTCCGAGCCAGGTCGTCCGACTGGCGGATCGACTGGCCGACACCGTCGCCCGCCTCCGCGAGAGGGAGGTCCGGATCGAGGGCGAGGCGGGTCGCGTGACCGACGACGAGATTGTCATCCCGACGTTCGACGCCGTCATCGAGTACGTCAACGCCGCGATCCGGGACGGACTGGCCGCGGACGCGGTTCGGTCCTACCTCGAGCGAATGGGGTTCGACGTCGCGACCTACGAGCCGATCGCCCACGACATCGGCGGCCGCGGCCCGGTCGACCGCAAGGCGGCGCGCCGACTCCGACTCGAGTACGCCGAGCGGCTCGAAACCGACGTTCGGCGGGCCGGACGGATACCCGGTGACTGA
- a CDS encoding diadenylate cyclase, with the protein MDDSSLRIPYGTHDGVRELIDRLLHALESISIDFDRWDEQYVRGPGMYVAVVVGPSIADFAHPMGDNTWPTDRCRDVRLDLDAFYETAREVARTRDGAVVVSADGVVQEQLVRFTDLSPDELECGAGDPDDPGYEDWMGSRHMSALDTSRRPTVVSTLTLSEETGRVTRFEDGSFETTGRGDLGGEWNPETSD; encoded by the coding sequence ATGGACGATTCGTCGCTTCGAATCCCGTACGGAACCCACGACGGGGTTCGAGAACTGATCGACCGTCTGTTACACGCGCTCGAGTCGATCAGCATCGACTTCGATCGCTGGGACGAACAGTACGTCAGGGGCCCCGGGATGTACGTCGCCGTCGTCGTCGGCCCGTCGATCGCGGACTTCGCACACCCGATGGGCGACAACACGTGGCCGACGGACCGCTGTCGCGACGTCCGTCTCGACCTCGACGCCTTCTACGAGACGGCCCGGGAGGTCGCGAGGACCCGCGACGGGGCCGTCGTCGTCAGCGCAGACGGCGTCGTTCAGGAACAGCTGGTCCGGTTTACCGACCTCTCACCCGACGAACTCGAGTGCGGGGCGGGGGACCCGGACGATCCCGGCTACGAGGACTGGATGGGGTCGCGCCACATGAGCGCGCTGGACACCTCGCGGCGGCCGACCGTGGTGTCGACGCTGACGTTGAGCGAAGAGACCGGGCGCGTGACGCGCTTCGAGGACGGCTCGTTCGAGACGACCGGGCGGGGAGACCTCGGCGGGGAGTGGAACCCGGAGACGAGCGATTGA
- a CDS encoding DEAD/DEAH box helicase has protein sequence MCVCPRLEAVTRSPDGDSPEIECRYEDGTIRIDGLEAVPLSPSSLRESVPELEADSRTGGWRVPAYRYAELRAALWRADAALEDRVLDLESVGDLASAYELRPYQERALEAWLDTDRWTDAPGPEPAARAPAGVLELPTGSGKTVIALQAIERLSVPTLVVVPTIDLVEQWERELEREFGGPIGRFGGGEQRLEPITVSTYDSAYLKADSVGDRFGFAVFDEAHHLGGEGYREIARLLAAPARVGLTATFERPDGAHEVVEGLVGPLVHRVDVDDLAGDHLAAYDLKRLEVSLTPEERTEYERDQEVFTDYLAKSNIEMRSGADYQELVKRSGSDPEAREALLARQRAREIMFGSEAKLEALSGILDDHRDDRVIVFTAHNDLAYDVSERFLTPTITHRTGTAERRGILERFREGTYSRIATSNVLDEGVDVPDANVAVVLSGSGSEREFVQRLGRILRPTADGGRAILYEVVAADTGEERIAARRRE, from the coding sequence ATGTGCGTCTGCCCTCGATTGGAAGCCGTGACGCGGAGCCCCGACGGCGACTCCCCCGAAATCGAATGCCGGTACGAGGACGGGACGATCCGGATCGACGGCCTCGAGGCCGTGCCACTCTCGCCGTCGTCGCTCCGGGAGTCGGTTCCGGAACTCGAGGCCGATTCCCGGACCGGCGGCTGGCGCGTCCCCGCCTACCGATACGCCGAGTTGCGGGCGGCGCTGTGGCGGGCCGACGCTGCACTCGAGGACCGGGTCCTCGATCTCGAGTCCGTCGGGGACCTCGCGTCAGCCTACGAACTCCGGCCGTACCAGGAACGGGCGCTCGAGGCGTGGCTCGACACCGACCGATGGACCGACGCGCCCGGTCCCGAACCGGCCGCTCGAGCGCCCGCCGGCGTCCTCGAACTGCCGACCGGCAGCGGCAAGACCGTTATCGCGCTGCAGGCGATCGAGCGGCTCTCGGTCCCGACGCTGGTCGTCGTTCCGACGATCGACCTCGTAGAGCAGTGGGAGCGAGAGCTCGAGCGCGAGTTCGGCGGCCCCATCGGGCGCTTCGGCGGCGGCGAACAGCGGCTCGAGCCGATTACCGTCTCGACGTACGACTCGGCGTACCTGAAAGCCGATTCGGTGGGCGACCGGTTCGGGTTCGCCGTCTTCGACGAGGCTCACCACCTCGGCGGCGAGGGGTACCGCGAGATCGCGCGGCTGCTGGCCGCCCCCGCACGCGTGGGCCTGACCGCCACCTTCGAGCGGCCCGACGGCGCACACGAAGTCGTCGAAGGCCTCGTCGGGCCGCTCGTCCACCGGGTCGACGTGGACGACCTCGCCGGCGACCACCTCGCGGCCTACGATCTCAAACGCCTCGAGGTGTCGCTCACTCCCGAGGAGCGGACGGAGTACGAGCGAGACCAGGAGGTCTTCACCGACTACCTCGCGAAGTCGAACATCGAAATGCGGAGCGGCGCGGACTACCAGGAACTCGTCAAGCGGTCGGGGTCGGATCCCGAGGCCCGCGAGGCGCTGCTCGCGCGCCAGCGCGCACGGGAGATCATGTTCGGCAGCGAGGCCAAACTCGAGGCGCTTTCGGGGATCCTCGACGACCACCGCGACGACCGGGTCATCGTCTTCACGGCCCACAACGACCTGGCGTACGACGTCAGCGAGCGGTTCCTCACCCCGACGATCACCCACCGGACCGGGACAGCGGAGCGCCGCGGGATCTTGGAGCGGTTCCGCGAGGGCACCTACAGCCGGATCGCGACCTCGAACGTCCTCGACGAGGGCGTCGACGTTCCCGACGCCAACGTCGCGGTCGTCCTCTCCGGCAGCGGCAGCGAGCGGGAGTTCGTCCAGCGGCTCGGGCGGATCCTCCGCCCGACGGCCGACGGCGGCCGGGCGATCCTCTACGAGGTCGTCGCCGCCGACACCGGCGAGGAACGGATCGCCGCTCGGCGGCGAGAGTGA
- a CDS encoding DUF7110 family protein produces the protein MSTEESRHVYRLHSTLELPLEDLREHIDEARYPDGIDDVEITRRNNTLILKAVAEDQSVSKYTPTAQLKASVTENRVYEEDPDERRQKSFSWDEEEEEEIESELVEFAAFKGDRETVLQNSLLQYEMFLVLCEIAETAEKGTLTAISEHDGDLEATRIVDGEPRPADIEVVEGPRDTGSGQGGVNWRDNEFITD, from the coding sequence ATGTCAACAGAGGAATCCAGACACGTATATCGGTTGCACTCGACCCTTGAACTGCCCCTCGAAGACCTTCGCGAACACATCGACGAAGCGAGATATCCCGACGGAATCGACGACGTCGAGATCACGCGACGCAACAACACGCTGATACTCAAGGCCGTCGCCGAGGATCAGTCGGTCAGCAAGTACACGCCGACGGCCCAGCTCAAAGCCAGCGTCACGGAAAATCGGGTCTACGAGGAAGACCCCGACGAACGGCGACAGAAATCGTTCAGTTGGGACGAAGAAGAGGAAGAGGAGATCGAGTCCGAACTCGTCGAGTTCGCCGCGTTCAAGGGCGACCGAGAGACGGTCCTCCAGAACTCGCTGTTGCAATACGAGATGTTCCTCGTTCTCTGTGAGATCGCCGAGACCGCCGAGAAGGGGACGCTGACGGCCATCTCGGAACACGACGGCGATCTCGAGGCGACCCGGATCGTCGACGGCGAACCCCGCCCCGCGGACATCGAAGTCGTCGAGGGGCCCCGCGACACCGGCTCGGGACAGGGCGGCGTTAACTGGCGGGACAACGAGTTCATCACGGACTGA
- a CDS encoding DUF7122 family protein produces MSHDNDGQRFDRLPATADERTVGGRATREEVVDYFADRFGIPPATFDDYTFWEKGAGKIWVYGGEASTPLEIEAIGMTCLRTRQEHWKPTTDFVQRFGRAATACVIDLAPAEARRFAAGADQEIPRWDGDWGYLIAAHDVAGEREPIGVGLYVHGELRSMVPKGRQRDLES; encoded by the coding sequence ATGAGCCACGACAACGACGGCCAGCGGTTCGATCGGCTGCCGGCCACGGCGGACGAGCGGACCGTCGGGGGCCGAGCAACTCGCGAGGAGGTCGTCGACTACTTCGCCGACCGGTTCGGGATCCCGCCCGCGACGTTCGACGACTACACCTTCTGGGAGAAGGGCGCGGGCAAGATCTGGGTCTACGGCGGCGAGGCCTCGACGCCGCTCGAGATCGAGGCGATCGGGATGACCTGTCTCCGCACCCGCCAGGAACACTGGAAGCCCACGACCGACTTCGTCCAGCGGTTCGGCCGCGCGGCGACGGCGTGTGTGATCGACTTAGCGCCCGCGGAGGCCCGCCGATTCGCCGCGGGAGCGGATCAGGAGATTCCGCGGTGGGACGGCGACTGGGGCTACCTGATCGCCGCCCACGACGTCGCCGGCGAGCGCGAACCGATCGGCGTCGGCCTCTACGTCCACGGCGAACTCCGCTCGATGGTGCCGAAGGGTCGCCAGCGCGACCTCGAGTCGTAG
- a CDS encoding M14 family metallopeptidase: protein MRVAQLGSGEPEIAVVAGVHGDEPCGVRAVERLLEERPTVERPVKLIVANEEALERRVRFVDEDLNRAFPGDPDATTHEGRLATELVDELEGCLTFSMHSTQSHAEPFAVVNGVSETAEEIVPQLPVTAMVETSNFAEGRLFAEIDTVEVECGLQGSETAAENADRLTRAFLAAVGVLPGDTVRRDLPIYRLTDVISKEQADTYEVFVENFTEVEAGDSFAAADGDEQVADESFYPVLMSPNGYRNVFGYAAEKLDVLETPASAD from the coding sequence ATGAGAGTCGCACAGCTCGGGTCGGGGGAGCCGGAGATCGCAGTCGTCGCGGGCGTTCACGGGGACGAACCCTGTGGCGTCCGGGCCGTCGAACGGCTGCTCGAGGAGCGCCCGACCGTCGAACGGCCCGTCAAGCTCATCGTCGCCAACGAGGAAGCGCTCGAGCGACGGGTTCGATTCGTCGACGAGGACCTCAACCGTGCGTTCCCCGGCGACCCGGACGCGACGACCCACGAGGGCCGCCTCGCCACCGAACTGGTCGACGAACTCGAGGGCTGTCTGACCTTCTCGATGCACTCGACCCAGAGCCACGCCGAACCGTTCGCCGTCGTCAACGGCGTCAGCGAGACGGCCGAGGAGATCGTGCCACAGCTACCCGTGACGGCGATGGTCGAGACGAGCAACTTCGCGGAGGGACGGCTCTTCGCCGAGATCGACACGGTCGAGGTCGAGTGCGGGCTCCAGGGCTCGGAGACGGCCGCCGAAAACGCCGATCGGCTGACGCGGGCGTTTCTGGCCGCCGTCGGCGTGTTGCCCGGCGACACGGTCCGGCGCGACCTCCCGATCTATCGGCTCACGGACGTCATCAGCAAGGAACAGGCAGACACCTACGAGGTGTTCGTCGAGAACTTCACCGAGGTCGAGGCCGGCGATTCCTTCGCCGCCGCCGACGGCGACGAGCAGGTCGCCGACGAGTCGTTCTATCCCGTCTTGATGTCTCCGAACGGCTACCGGAACGTCTTCGGCTACGCCGCCGAGAAACTCGACGTCCTCGAGACGCCGGCGTCGGCCGATTAG
- a CDS encoding RsmB/NOP family class I SAM-dependent RNA methyltransferase, producing the protein MEPLERYRPIIDDFEDFLAACQRPLGNAVRVNTIKASVDRALAALEAEGLAYEQADWNPRVLDLETDAPGSTWTSFHGFTHGQEEVSAVPPVVLDPQPGERVWDCCAAPGGKATQLAALMDDRGTVVANDNNLGRISALRFNAERLGATSLAVTNEDARNYSLERFEFDEFDRTLVDAPCSCEGTIRKNPDALDNWSEGHVSSVAGIQKGIIRRAIQATREGGTVVYSTCTFAPEENEAVVQHAVDEEDCRVVDFALELEHAPGLTEWDGRSFDSSLEKAARIYPHHNDTGGFFVAKLEVTA; encoded by the coding sequence ATGGAGCCACTCGAGCGGTATCGACCGATCATCGACGACTTCGAGGACTTTCTGGCGGCCTGTCAGCGGCCGCTCGGCAACGCCGTCCGCGTAAACACGATCAAGGCCTCGGTCGACCGGGCCCTCGCGGCCCTCGAGGCGGAGGGACTCGCGTACGAACAGGCCGACTGGAACCCCCGCGTGTTGGACCTCGAGACCGACGCGCCGGGCTCGACGTGGACCTCCTTTCACGGCTTCACCCACGGACAGGAGGAGGTCTCGGCGGTGCCGCCGGTCGTCCTCGATCCCCAACCCGGTGAGCGGGTCTGGGACTGCTGTGCCGCACCGGGCGGGAAGGCGACCCAGCTCGCCGCGCTGATGGACGACCGGGGAACGGTCGTCGCCAACGACAACAACCTCGGGCGGATCTCGGCGCTGCGTTTCAACGCCGAACGGCTGGGCGCGACGAGCCTCGCGGTCACGAACGAGGACGCCCGAAATTACTCGCTCGAGCGATTCGAGTTCGACGAATTCGACCGGACCCTCGTCGACGCCCCCTGTTCCTGTGAGGGGACGATCCGGAAGAATCCCGACGCGCTGGACAACTGGTCCGAGGGCCACGTCTCCTCGGTCGCGGGGATCCAGAAGGGGATCATCCGCCGGGCGATCCAGGCCACCCGCGAGGGCGGGACGGTCGTCTACTCGACCTGTACGTTCGCTCCCGAGGAGAACGAAGCCGTCGTGCAACACGCCGTAGACGAGGAAGACTGTCGCGTCGTCGACTTCGCCCTCGAATTAGAACACGCGCCCGGCCTGACCGAGTGGGACGGCCGGTCGTTCGACTCGAGCCTCGAGAAGGCGGCCCGGATCTACCCGCATCACAACGACACCGGCGGCTTCTTCGTCGCGAAACTGGAGGTGACCGCGTGA
- a CDS encoding DUF790 family protein: MLTKDLLRVSRAGGGYHPQFAGRDRRPLAARVIGTYQGHVGEPRGELEDALTTLESEADDFKLVRGLSALLEREAAFETDAAIDPERARRAAFEAAEAVGVVTEDERAMALIRAGESLGVSADALETALYADLEERRVLTAVDSRWEPDELLAQYNLSLAQTALFDATEVRLRSSDPKALISAIKRLRLLYEIRRLEGESAPSGDATGGDLAGGDGIAEREVVVTGPTRLFRATRRYGTRFARLLRTVASAERWSLEATIDDRGTERTLSLSHDDPVRVPDAKPVADVSFDSGVEADFAARFTNLDLDWDLVREPEPLATGTRVMIPDFAFDYAYGDFRLYFEIMGFWTPEYVEKKLAQLADLEDVDMLVAVDESLGVGEEIAARDHRAIPYSGTVRVKDVAGVLREYERQLVAESAAALPDELRPDEDAIALERLAERHGVSADALADVAVPDHERVGRTLVRPAVLESLADEIEAGMALEDAEAVLEEYGIADASAVLSRLGYRVEWDGLAGGTLVERDPK, from the coding sequence ATGCTGACGAAGGACCTGTTGCGCGTCTCGCGGGCCGGCGGCGGCTACCACCCGCAGTTCGCCGGCCGCGACCGGCGCCCGCTCGCGGCCCGGGTCATCGGCACCTATCAGGGCCACGTCGGCGAACCCCGCGGCGAACTCGAGGACGCGCTGACTACCCTGGAGAGCGAGGCCGACGACTTCAAACTCGTCCGCGGGCTCTCGGCGCTGCTCGAGCGCGAGGCAGCGTTCGAGACCGACGCGGCGATCGATCCCGAGCGGGCCCGCCGGGCCGCCTTCGAAGCCGCCGAGGCTGTCGGCGTCGTCACCGAGGACGAGCGCGCGATGGCGCTGATCCGGGCGGGCGAGTCGCTCGGCGTCTCGGCCGACGCCCTCGAGACGGCGCTGTACGCCGACCTCGAGGAGCGACGGGTCCTGACCGCGGTCGACTCGCGCTGGGAGCCGGACGAACTGCTCGCCCAGTACAACCTGTCGCTGGCCCAGACGGCGCTGTTCGACGCGACCGAGGTCCGACTCCGCTCGAGCGATCCGAAGGCCCTGATCTCGGCGATCAAGCGCCTGCGACTGCTGTACGAGATCCGGCGGCTCGAGGGCGAGTCCGCGCCGAGCGGGGACGCTACGGGAGGCGATCTCGCGGGCGGGGACGGGATCGCCGAACGGGAGGTCGTCGTGACCGGCCCGACCCGTCTCTTCCGGGCGACGCGACGGTACGGCACCCGTTTCGCGCGACTGTTACGGACCGTGGCGTCGGCCGAGCGGTGGTCGCTCGAGGCGACGATCGACGACCGCGGGACCGAACGGACGCTCTCGCTCTCCCACGACGACCCCGTTCGGGTGCCCGACGCCAAACCGGTCGCGGACGTCTCGTTCGACAGCGGCGTCGAGGCCGACTTCGCCGCCCGATTTACGAACCTCGATCTCGACTGGGACCTCGTCCGCGAGCCCGAGCCGCTCGCCACGGGGACGCGGGTGATGATCCCCGACTTCGCGTTCGACTACGCCTACGGCGACTTCCGGCTCTACTTCGAGATCATGGGCTTTTGGACCCCCGAGTACGTCGAGAAGAAACTCGCGCAACTGGCCGACCTCGAGGACGTGGACATGCTCGTGGCCGTCGACGAGTCGCTGGGCGTCGGCGAGGAGATCGCGGCCCGCGACCACCGGGCGATCCCCTACTCGGGAACGGTGCGGGTCAAAGACGTCGCCGGCGTCCTCCGGGAGTACGAGCGCCAGCTGGTCGCCGAGAGCGCGGCCGCCCTGCCCGACGAACTTCGACCCGACGAGGACGCGATCGCGCTCGAGCGGCTGGCCGAGCGCCACGGCGTCAGCGCGGACGCACTGGCTGACGTCGCCGTCCCCGACCACGAACGAGTCGGCCGGACGCTCGTCCGACCGGCCGTCCTCGAGTCGCTGGCCGACGAGATCGAGGCTGGGATGGCCCTCGAGGACGCCGAGGCGGTCCTCGAGGAGTATGGGATCGCCGACGCGAGCGCCGTCCTCTCGCGGCTGGGGTATCGCGTCGAGTGGGACGGGCTGGCCGGCGGGACGCTCGTGGAACGGGACCCGAAGTGA
- a CDS encoding response regulator, translating to MTRSPSTDLVSILLVEDNPGDVRLIEEAFKSAEFETTFHTVTDGSAALELLHERAASEDGPELDLMLLDLNLPRTDGFEVLETVKNDPKLTSLPVLVLTSSEATEDIVRSYELCANAYLTKPTDPDEFADIGRAVEAFWIEEATLPPVPS from the coding sequence GTGACCCGCTCCCCCTCCACCGACCTCGTCTCTATCTTGCTCGTCGAGGACAACCCCGGCGACGTTCGCCTCATCGAGGAGGCGTTCAAATCGGCGGAGTTCGAAACGACGTTCCATACCGTCACCGACGGCAGCGCCGCCCTCGAGTTACTCCACGAACGAGCGGCGAGCGAAGACGGTCCCGAACTGGACCTGATGTTGCTCGATCTGAACCTGCCCAGGACCGACGGGTTCGAGGTCCTCGAGACGGTCAAGAACGACCCGAAACTGACGTCGCTGCCGGTACTGGTCCTGACGAGCTCCGAGGCGACCGAAGACATCGTCCGGAGCTACGAACTGTGTGCGAACGCCTACCTTACGAAACCGACCGATCCCGACGAGTTCGCCGACATCGGCCGCGCGGTCGAGGCGTTCTGGATCGAGGAGGCGACGCTGCCGCCGGTGCCCTCGTAA
- a CDS encoding glutaredoxin family protein, with the protein MEFPPNQGLDQDEVDERVAEALEENEVVLFMKGTELMPQCGYSRKALGLIDQHRDEFETVDVLDSLDEFRQALSEQSGWETIPQTFVDGEFVGGSDVLEELEERGELEAALETA; encoded by the coding sequence ATGGAGTTCCCACCGAACCAGGGTCTCGATCAGGACGAAGTAGACGAACGGGTCGCCGAGGCGCTCGAGGAAAACGAGGTCGTCCTCTTCATGAAAGGGACCGAACTGATGCCCCAGTGTGGCTACTCCCGCAAGGCGCTGGGTCTGATCGACCAGCACCGCGACGAGTTCGAGACCGTCGACGTCCTCGACTCCCTCGACGAGTTCCGACAGGCGCTGTCGGAACAAAGCGGCTGGGAGACGATCCCGCAGACGTTCGTCGACGGCGAGTTCGTCGGCGGCTCCGACGTCTTAGAGGAACTCGAGGAACGGGGCGAACTCGAGGCGGCGCTCGAGACCGCGTAA